A stretch of Triticum aestivum cultivar Chinese Spring chromosome 1D, IWGSC CS RefSeq v2.1, whole genome shotgun sequence DNA encodes these proteins:
- the LOC123159618 gene encoding uncharacterized protein translates to MKNKDKLSKPSSAGHVAGKGLSTKWSSYCTAGGRKEKKTSSESQSREVQELKAQVARIPEIVQEQVQQQLGTMLTAMVPTLIQGLTTWIAGGQQGPPPVPSFMASNSHNAQAAPLVSPAEADPDDDDNDDGTFTNVDKYFAEHGYGDEFCGPPSQEPNPEKDDRDLAGTAEKPNCNRRRLAFSSQETPPAAAFTEPQIGEDGPPSPKDISRRVHVAGRAMLPTNMLNAATGAMRSLHDSVLSLEKRRLRENDVAYPVFVAKVPEGKGFVDSAVGGTIVLRFDDIFAMFNLHPLHYTFVRLFSLSMEMRIIRDKTPDIVIVDPFYMRAKMLGSAGDRQVASSHLEGVILANPDKDNFLVPYFPDDTHCTLILLSPKYSMATYFDPDRDSKIDYTNIKKVLDDALPGYTASGGTFKRPFQRYVN, encoded by the exons atgaaaaacaaggataagctcagtaagccgtcatcagctggtcatgtggccggcaaaggcttgtccacaaaatggtcgtcatactgtaccgctggtgggcgaaaggagaaaaagaccagctcggaaagccagtcgcgcgaggttcaagaactcaaggcacaagtggcgcggattccggagattgtccaagagcaagtgcaacaacaactgggaacgatgcTCACAgccatggtgcctaccttgattcaggggctgacgacgtggattgcgggcggccaacaggggcctcccccggttcccagcttcatggccagcaactcgcacaacgcgcaggcggcgccattggtgtctccggcggaggcg gatccggacgacgacgacaacgacgacggtacatttaccaacgtcgataagtactttgccgaacatgggtacggtgacgagttctgcgggcctccttctcaagaacccaaccctgaaaaagacgaccgcgatctagctggtacggcggagaaacccaattgcaacaggcgtcgtctggcgttcagttctcaggagacgcctccagctgccgccttcaccgagcctcagataggtgag gacgggccaccttcacctaaggatatctcgaggagggtgcatgtggcgggtagggcgatgctaccgacaaatatgctcaatgctgcaaccggtgctatgcggagtctgcatgacagtgttctttctttggagaagcggcgtctcagagagaatgatgtggcatacccggttttcgtggccaaggtgccagagggcaagggctttgtggatagcgccgtcgggggtacgatcgtcctgcggtttgatgacatctttgctatgtttaaccttcatccgctgcactacaccttcgttcggctgttttcgctgagtatggagatgcggatcattagagacaagaccccggacattgtgatagtcgaccccttctacatgcgtgccaagatgttgggcagcgctggggaccggcaagtcgcgagttcacacctcgaaggcgtcattctggcaaacccagataaggataacttcctcgtgccttactttcccga tgacacacattgcacactcatcctcttaagcccgaaatattccatggccacgtatttcgacccggaccgtgactccaagatagactacacaaatatcaagaaagttcttgatgatgctctccccggctacaccgcatctggaggcacctttaagaggcca TTCCAAAG GTATGTCAACTAG